A window of the Gossypium hirsutum isolate 1008001.06 chromosome A05, Gossypium_hirsutum_v2.1, whole genome shotgun sequence genome harbors these coding sequences:
- the LOC121202811 gene encoding peroxidase 47, with product MVLNLVKMITMANMLSMFILMEVVAGGFRFGVDGLRMDYYIMSCPFAESIVKNTVNRALQDDPTLAAALVRMHFHDCFIEGCDGSILIDSTKDNTAEKDSPGNLSLRGYEVIDDAKEQLEDQCPGIVSCADIVAMAARDAIFWSEGPVYDIPKGRKDGRRSKIEDTINLPFPTFNTSELISAFGKRGFTAQEMVALSGAHTLGVARCSSFKNRLSNADANLDSEFAKTLSKTCSAGDNAEQPFDATQNTFDNFYFNALIRKSGVLFSDQVLYTTPRTRNIVYGYAMNQAMFFFDFQQAMVKMGKVDVKEGSNGEVRQNCRKIN from the exons ATGGTGTTGAACTTAGTGAAGATGATAACGATGGCTAATATGCTAAGTATGTTTATATTAATGGAGGTTGTGGCGGGTGGGTTTCGATTTGGAGTTGATGGTCTTCGCATGGACTACTACATAATGAGTTGCCCATTTGCTGAATCCATAGTGAAGAACACTGTTAATAGAGCTTTGCAAGATGATCCAACGTTGGCAGCAGCTTTGGTTAGGATGCATTTCCATGATTGCTTCATTGAG GGATGTGATGGCTCCATTCTGATTGACTCGACCAAGGATAACACAGCAGAAAAAGACTCACCTGGAAACTTGAGCTTGCGAGGCTATGAAGTTATTGATGACGCAAAGGAGCAGCTGGAAGATCAGTGCCCTGGCATTGTCTCCTGTGCTGATATTGTTGCAATGGCTGCCAGAGATGCCATTTTCTGG TCAGAGGGACCTGTGTATGATATAccaaaaggaagaaaagatggaaggaGGTCCAAGATAGAAGACACCATAAACCTGCCATTCCCCACCTTCAACACCTCAGAGCTCATCAGCGCCTTCGGCAAGCGAGGTTTCACTGCTCAAGAAATGGTTGCTTTATCTg GGGCACATACGTTAGGAGTGGCAAGGTGTTCGTCCTTCAAAAACAGATTGAGTAACGCAGATGCTAACCTGGATTCGGAATTCGCCAAGACGTTGTCCAAGACATGCAGTGCCGGCGACAACGCGGAGCAACCGTTCGATGCCACGCAAAACACTTTCGACAACTTCTACTTCAACGCATTGATAAGGAAAAGTGGGGTTCTTTTCTCCGATCAAGTACTGTATACGACGCCGAGAACAAGAAACATTGTGTATGGTTACGCCATGAACCAAGCTATGTTTTTCTTTGATTTCCAGCAGGCAATGGTGAAAATGGGGAAGGTTGATGTTAAGGAAGGATCTAATGGGGAAGTTCGACAGAATTGCCGCAAAATTAATTGA
- the LOC107937649 gene encoding zinc-finger homeodomain protein 4, producing the protein MSNNKPISTSGDGGDNCNKVVVRYKECLKNHAVAIGGNATDGCGEFMPNGEEGSLEALICSACNCHRNFHRKETECSGCCPSEFGGELMLGHLQSYMLRSSPQPMTVSYKGGGSIPSETNEKDDGKVRKRFRTKFSQAQKEKMLSFAEKAGWRIQKLDENVVQQFCQEIGIKRRVLKVWMHNNKQSFANKNNVSAA; encoded by the coding sequence ATGAGTAATAATAAGCCAATCTCAACAAGCGGCGATGGAGGAGATAACTGCAACAAAGTGGTGGTGAGGTACAAGGAATGCCTAAAGAACCATGCAGTAGCCATTGGAGGGAACGCCACAGATGGGTGCGGGGAGTTCATGCCAAATGGAGAAGAAGGCTCCCTCGAGGCGCTCATCTGCTCGGCTTGCAACTGCCATAGGAACTTCCATCGAAAAGAGACAGAATGCAGTGGTTGCTGCCCCTCTGAGTTTGGGGGAGAACTCATGTTGGGTCATCTTCAAAGTTACATGTTGAGGTCCTCACCGCAACCGATGACAGTGTCGTACAAAGGTGGAGGGTCTATCCCATCAGAAACAAATGAGAAAGATGATGGGAAAGTGAGGAAAAGGTTTAGGACCAAGTTCAGCCAAGCACAAAAGGAAAAGATGTTGAGCTTTGCAGAGAAGGCTGGTTGGAGAATTCAAAAGCTGGATGAGAATGTGGTGCAGCAGTTTTGCCAGGAGATTGGCATCAAGAGGAGAGTCCTTAAGGTGTGGATGCACAATAACAAACAAAGCTTTGCAAACAAAAACAATGTCTCTGCTGcttga